TTTCTTTATAGTAATCAGTTAGAAGCTCTTCAATATGAACAATTTGTCCTTTTGATCCGCCATCTGGAAGAGGCTCATTCATAAATCTTGGTGGTAGATAGTCATCCTTTTTACTCATACCAATCTTTATATTCCAAAGTTTTTCTAAATTCCATATTCTTTCTCCTGCTCTCATAACTTCTTCAACTGTGTATTCAAAGCCAGTCGCTGCTGCAAGTAGATTTGTATAATCTTCTACTCCAAGAGCAAACGAAGTAAATAGACACAATCCTTCTGAATCAATTACTGCTGTTAAATCTTGGAATATCTTTACCCATGTTCCTTTACCTTCTACTACAAATGGGTCAAGTTTCTCTGGGATACCCAAAATTTCTGGTGAAATCAGATATCCTCTTACGTGGCAACCACCACGGTTTGCAGTTGCATATTCAAGTGCATGTCCTTGGGCTCCTCTTGGATCATATGCAGGTAATTCTTGCTTTTTTACACTCATTGAAAGTTCAGGATGACCGTATTTAGAAGCAAAATTGTAAGAACCTTCTGCAAGTTCATCACCTATACCAATTCTTTTGGCAATTAATTCTGGATAAACAAGTATAGTTTCGGTATTACCAAATTTGGGCTCTATAGCATCGCCAAGGTTTTCTTTTTTCAAAAATCCTTTTTCATAAAACTCCATTGCAGTGGCAATTGTTGTCCCTGTTGATATAGTATCAAGACCTAATTTATTACAAGCATCGTTTGCTTTTATAACGGCAACAAGGTCATCAATACCACAATCTGCACTAAAAGCCCAACTTGTTTCATACTCTGGTCCTTCAATTTCCTCTTCCATATCTGGAAGTTTAGTAACTCTTCCACAGGCGATTGGGCAAGCAAAACAGGCCTTATTACGCACAAGGTATGTCTCTTTTAATTTTTCACCAGAGACGTTATCAACTTTCTCAAAAGTGCCTTTTTGAAAGTTATTTGTAGGATAAAGTCCATGCTCATCGATGATGTGATTCAAAACCATTGTGCCGTAAGTTGGAAGTCCTTGAGATGTTACACCGTTTGTTTTAATCTTATCCATAGCTACCTTTAGAGCTTCTCTAAAAGCTTCTTGATTTTTTATCTCTACTTTTTTACTTCCCTTTGCTGCAACAGCTTTAAGCATCTTTGAACCCATTACAGCACCAACACCAGTTCTACCAGCTGCTCTTGCCTTATCGTTAATAACACAGGCAAATTTTACAAGATTCTCACCTGCAGGACCGATGCATGCAACTTTAATGTTTTTGTCTCCTAATTCTGAGAGAATCGTGTCAGTCGTGTAATGAGTATCATGTCCCCAAAGATGGGTTGCATCTCTTATTTCTACCTTATCATCTGTTATCCACAGATACACAGGTTTATCGGATTTTCCTTCGACAATTAAGAAATCGTATCCAGCTTTTTTTAGTTCAGGGCCAAAGAATCCACCAGAATTTGATGCAGCAATTACACCATTTAATGGGCTTTTTGTTACAACATCGTAACGTCCTCCAGTAGGGGCTGTTGTTAAGGTAAGTGGGCCAGTTGCAAAAATGAGTTTGTTTTCACTTCCAAGAGGATCAGCATCGGGAGGCACTTCATCAAAAATAATTTTTGCAGCATAACCTCTTGCACCAATAAACTTCCTTGCAATCTCTTCGTTAATAGGTTCCTCGGAGATTTTGCCCGTAGTAAGATTTACTCTGAGGATTTTTCCCATGTAACCACCAAGCATAGCTTTACCTCCTTTGAGTTTAATTTTTTGCCCCTTAATTAAAAATAGGAGCCTATTACCGGGCTCCTTTGCAGCAGCAGGCTTGTTGATTGCTCAGCAAACCCTATCGCCTTAAACTTCCCAGTGGGAAGAATAAGGTCGAAACCCTTTATTTAAAGAAATTATATATGCAAAAAATTTTTTTGTCAAGTATCCGAATTGCTCCGTAAAAAATAAATCAATATTTTGAAATTTTCCTAAATTATTTAAAATAGTTATAGAAAAATATTTACATTAAAGTATGAAATCTAATTAGGAGAGAAAATGTTGTATGTTTTTTTATTTTTAATTACTTTTTTTATAGGTTCAATCCCCTTTTCTTACTTACTTGGTAAGATCTTTTTTAAAGTAGACATAAGGGATTTTGGAAAAGATAGAAACCCAGGGCCAACAAACAGTTTCAGAGCAGTCGGCTTTAAATTAGGTTTTCCTTCGCTTCTCTTTGAATACCTTAAGGGTGTTTTACCTCTTAGTTTTATTTTTAGTAAATACAATCTTCCATTTATTCCGTCAGTTCTTATTGCAATTGCTCCAGTTTTAGGACACATGTTTACTCCTTTTCTTAGATTTAAAGGAGGAAAAGGTGTTACAACAACATTTGGAATATGGTCGGCACTCACTCTCTGGGAAGTGCCAACTTTTTTAGGAGGAATTTTTACTCTTTTCGTATTCTTGAGAAAATTTTATAAAGAGAAGATAACCGACAAGATGATTGTTGTTATTTCAACGATACTGCTTGTAGTTTTTGTAAGTATTAAATACTCCGATCTAAGGCTTACAAGTGTTGCGGTTATAAATTCGATTTTATTACTCTTTGGGCAGTATAGGGATAATTTTTAGATGGAAGGTATTTTTCTTTTTATTCTATACCAACTAATAAATACTATTATTAACACGATTATTATTAGACAGCCAATGAAAGTTAAATTAGATGAAGGTAAAAAAGTATCTGTGCTTGTGCCTGTAAGAAACGAAGAAGAAACAATTGAAAAGTGCTTAAATTCTTTATTTTTACAGGATTATAAAAATATGGAAATAATTGTATTAGATGATAATTCCTCTGATAGAACTCCACAAATACTTGAATTGATGAATAACGAAAGATTAAGAGTCATAAAAGGTAATGAAGAGCCCCCCGAAGGTTGGACAGGTAAAAATTGGGCATGCCATAGACTCTATCTTGAATCTAAGGGAGATATTCTCATTTTTGTTGATTCGGATACTTATCTTAATAAAAGTGCAATCTCTACAATGGTTAGTGAAATGCAAAATAGAAATCTTGACTTTATATCTGGTATCCCAAAAGAAGAAACAATAACCTTTGGAGAAAAAATTACTTTGCCATTTCTAAATTTCAGTATTTTATCAATTTTTCCAATTTTTCTAAGTTTTCTTTCAAGGCACTTTTATTTTTTTATGTTTGCAAATGGTCAGTTCATGATGTTCAGAATAGAATCTTACAAGAAAGTTAACGGCCATCAAGCTGTAAAAAGTGCTGTTGTTGAGGATTTTGAGCTTGCTAAGATTGCAAGAAAAAATGGATTAAAAGTTCAAATATTCAATCTTTCGCAATTGGTTTCATGCAGAATGTATACAAATTTTAGAAAAAGTTTTTTTGGGTTATCTAAAAGTTATTTTCCGCTATTTGGTATGCGACTAATTCCTTCTATTTTTGTTTGGGTATGGATGCTCATAATTACTTTTGCTCCTTTTTATGTGTTATTATTTGTTGATAATCCCCAAATGAAAATTTTTGCAACTCTTTCAATTATGGCAACGTTTTTAATCTGGTTTATAACTTCAGTAAAATTTAGGCTTTCAAGGAGAACACCCTTTTACTACCCGTTGATATGCCTTACTAATTCCATAATAGGCTTTGCTTCCATATTTTTAACGGTAGCAGGTAAATCTTCTTGGAAAGGAAGAGTTCTTAGAAGAAAAATAAGACTAATATAGATTTTTTTAAATTCTTCTTGCCAATATCTACATCAAAGCAATAATTTGGCTACTTGTAATTTTAATTTTACTTATGAAGTAGCGCATATACTCAATATTCTAAGGGCTTCTCTTGGGTTTCTTCCAATAGTAAGTATAGGTTTGTCTTTTCTTTACATAACTATTTTTATTATTGCTATTCTTATTTATTTGTTCAACTAAGCCTTTTAAAAGAGTTTATATTCTTTAAAAACTTTATTGTAGAGAAACTCGTTTATGTTAACTTTGAGTTTTTTGTGGTAATCTTAAAACGATAAAATGGGTTATAATATAAAAAGTTTATTTTGAATGGTTTTAACTAAAAGGTGAGATATGGAAGCATTATTAAAATTTAATCCTATTTTGTTAGCATTGTTTGCTACAATATTTACATGGCTTTTAACAGCCTTAGGCTCAGCAATGGTCTTCTTTTTTAAATCAATTAACAAGAAGGTCCTTAACCCAATGCTTGGTTTTGCAGCAGGAGTTATGATTGCAGCAAGTTTTTGGTCGTTACTAAAACCTGCAATTGAAATGGCGGAAATTAATAACACATTACCTTGGGTGCCCGCGTTGGTGGGCTTTTTATCAGGTGGAGCATTTCTATTAATTTTTGATAAGGTAATACCTCATTTACATATGGGATTACCAACCAATAAGGCAGAAGGTATAAAAGCATCATGGCAAAGAAGCATACTTTTAGTTCTTGCAATTACACTTCATAATATACCCGAAGGTTTAGCCGTTGGTGTTGCTTTTGGAGCGTTAGCAAATACTACTGATATTGGAATACTAATAAACGCTATTGCTTTAGCAATTGGTATAGGGATCCAAAATTTTCCAGAAGGAGCAGCAGTTTCAATACCCTTGCGAAGAGAAGGTTTTTTGAGATGGCGTGCTTTTAACTATGGTCAACTATCTGGGGTGGTAGAGCCTATTGCCGGAGTGATTGGTGCGTATTTAGTACTTACTGTTACACGTATATTACCGTATGCACTTTCTTTTGCAGCAGGTGCAATGATTTTTGTTGTGGTTGAAGAACTCATACCCGAATCTCAAACAGGGAATGATACTGATCTTTCTGCAGTTGGTGCGCTGTTAGGTTTTGCAGTAATGATGTTGTTAGACGTTGCCCTGTAAAAGATACTTATGTAAGGTCAATTCGTCTGTCGTGTGATCTTGCAAGGTTTAATAGGGAAAACTTCTAAAAAGTTTTTGTTGTGATAGGAATAACACTCCCTTGAGGCTTCCGCTGAATAACAAAAAAACATAAAAAGAGGAGAGTCTTCCTCGCTCACTGTGTTCGCTTGTGAGAATGACGGTATAGTCAGTCATTCCGAGCTTTTTTGTGAATGATCTCATCCTTTTTTTGGGGGGTATCGAGGGGGTTTACCCCACTCTAATAACGGATGAGACTCTTCACCTTGTTCGGAATGACTAAGTGGATTGGATTCTTCACTTCTTACGCCATCAGAATAACTATGGGGAAAATGAGGAATTCTTCTTTGGTTTTGCTTTAGTACAGCTAAGGAGAGGGAAATTTAATCACTCATAACGCAATGCTTCAACTGGATTGAGTTTCGAGGCTTTTATTGCAGGGTAGACCCCAAAGAAAATGCCAATAGAAATAGATACTAAAAAGCCAACAACTACAGATGTTGTGGTTATAGCAGTTGGAGAGAAAAAATTGCCAATCCTTGCGCCAAGTATTCCGAGTAATATGCCAATACCTCCTCCAATAAAAGTAATAACAACTGATTCGAATAAGAATTGTAGTAGAATATCCTTTGAACTTGCTCCAATTGCTTTTCTAATACCGATCTCTCTTGTCCTCTCGGCTACTGTTGCAAGCATTATGTTCATGATGCCAATTCCACCAACAATAAGTGCTATTGAACCTATTATTCCAAGAGCAACGGTAAGAATTGAAGTTGCAGTATTTGCAAGGTTTGCAAACTGAGCAAAATCGGCAATAGTGAAATTTTCAATTCCATGTCTTACTATAAGTAGTGTCTTTACAACAGCAATAAAAACATCTTTACTTATACCGCTTGGTGGTTTTAGATAGATTGCTTGAAGCGAATTAGTGCTTGTAATTGCAATGAGTTTCGTGATAGGAATGAAGATATTTCTATCAATACTTCCAAACATTGTAGCACCTTGTTCTGTAAGGACTCCTATCACATAAAACTTTGTATTAAATAGTTTAATGCTCTTCCCTAAAGGTATCTCATCGCCGAACAAATCTTCTGCGATTTTTGAACCTAAGATCGCGTAGTTTGAATAAGCATTAATGTCTGTTTTAGAGAAACTTCTTCCGAACTTTAAATCGTAGCCTAAAACCTTTAAAAAGTCCTCACTTACTCCATTAACATTTACACTTATTTCGTTTCCTTCAACTTTAACAGTGGTCCTTGCTGTAGTTAATGAAGGGGTAGCAAGTGTTCCTTGGATTTGATTTTTAAGAAAAACCATGTCTTCATAGGTTAACGGCTTTGTAATATTACTTCCAATGGAAGAAAAAGCTCTTCTTATATCTGTAAATTTTCCTGGTGTTATGATGATTTCATCTGAGCCAATCTTATTAATACTTGCAAGAATTTTCTTTTGTGCTCCGTATCCGAATGAGGTAATAAGGATTAAAGATGCAACACCAACTACAATACCCAAAGTTGATAGAAAAGTCCTCATTCTGTTTAAACGGAGTGAATCAAACGCCATCAACATTATTCTGAAAACTTTCATATACCTTCCTCCTCAAAATCATAAACAGTCTTGTTAACTTCTTCTTCCTCAATGAGCCCATCTCTAATTTTTATAATTCTCTCCGTAAACTTCGTAATATTTAAGTCGTGTGTTACGATTATTTCTGTTACACCTTCTTTATGGAGTTGTTTAAAGATTTTTAAAATCTCAAGTCCTGTTTTCGTGTCAAGGTTACCTGTAGGTTCATCTGCAAAAAGAATACGTGGGTTATTTATAAGAGCCCTTGCAATTGCAACTCTTTGCATTTCTCCGCCAGATAGTTGAGTAGGTCTATTTCTTAACCTATGAACGATACCAAATTTCTCAAGTAGTTCAATTGCTTTATCTTTTGCCTTCCTTATGTCGTTTCCGTTTCCGTATTGCACAGGTAAAAGCACATTTTCAAGCACAGTAAGATGGGGAAGTAAATTAAAAGTCTGAAATACAAAGCCAACTTTTTTGTTTCTAATATAGGCAAGTTCACTGTCGGATAGTTTTGATACATCCTCTCCATCTAAAAAATACTTACCTTCACTTGGTGAATCAAGGCATCCTAAAATATGCATCAATGTTGATTTTCCAGAGCCAGATGGTCCTATAATTGAAACAAGCTCTCCTTCGTTAACTTCAAGAGATACACCTCTTAAGGCTGGTATTGTCACCTCACCAAGTTTATAATTTTTTGTAATATCCACTGCTTTAATTAAAGATTTCATAAACTATTCCTCAATATTAAATGTAGTGTTGTAAGTATTTTGTTCTGGCACAAGGAGTATCTTATCACCTTCATTAAGACCGCTTAAAACCTCTGCATAAGTATTTCCATAGAGACCAATTTTTACTTCAACTCTTTTAATTTTATTGTTAACAACTTTGTCAACAAAAGTCCTTCCATCTGAAAGAGTAGTTATGGAAGAAATTGGGATAGCAAGCACATGCGTTTTGGAGGCTACTATA
The Caldisericaceae bacterium DNA segment above includes these coding regions:
- a CDS encoding aldehyde ferredoxin oxidoreductase family protein — encoded protein: MLGGYMGKILRVNLTTGKISEEPINEEIARKFIGARGYAAKIIFDEVPPDADPLGSENKLIFATGPLTLTTAPTGGRYDVVTKSPLNGVIAASNSGGFFGPELKKAGYDFLIVEGKSDKPVYLWITDDKVEIRDATHLWGHDTHYTTDTILSELGDKNIKVACIGPAGENLVKFACVINDKARAAGRTGVGAVMGSKMLKAVAAKGSKKVEIKNQEAFREALKVAMDKIKTNGVTSQGLPTYGTMVLNHIIDEHGLYPTNNFQKGTFEKVDNVSGEKLKETYLVRNKACFACPIACGRVTKLPDMEEEIEGPEYETSWAFSADCGIDDLVAVIKANDACNKLGLDTISTGTTIATAMEFYEKGFLKKENLGDAIEPKFGNTETILVYPELIAKRIGIGDELAEGSYNFASKYGHPELSMSVKKQELPAYDPRGAQGHALEYATANRGGCHVRGYLISPEILGIPEKLDPFVVEGKGTWVKIFQDLTAVIDSEGLCLFTSFALGVEDYTNLLAAATGFEYTVEEVMRAGERIWNLEKLWNIKIGMSKKDDYLPPRFMNEPLPDGGSKGQIVHIEELLTDYYKERGWSNEGIPTEEKVKELGL
- a CDS encoding glycerol-3-phosphate acyltransferase — encoded protein: MLYVFLFLITFFIGSIPFSYLLGKIFFKVDIRDFGKDRNPGPTNSFRAVGFKLGFPSLLFEYLKGVLPLSFIFSKYNLPFIPSVLIAIAPVLGHMFTPFLRFKGGKGVTTTFGIWSALTLWEVPTFLGGIFTLFVFLRKFYKEKITDKMIVVISTILLVVFVSIKYSDLRLTSVAVINSILLLFGQYRDNF
- a CDS encoding glycosyltransferase family 2 protein — its product is MEGIFLFILYQLINTIINTIIIRQPMKVKLDEGKKVSVLVPVRNEEETIEKCLNSLFLQDYKNMEIIVLDDNSSDRTPQILELMNNERLRVIKGNEEPPEGWTGKNWACHRLYLESKGDILIFVDSDTYLNKSAISTMVSEMQNRNLDFISGIPKEETITFGEKITLPFLNFSILSIFPIFLSFLSRHFYFFMFANGQFMMFRIESYKKVNGHQAVKSAVVEDFELAKIARKNGLKVQIFNLSQLVSCRMYTNFRKSFFGLSKSYFPLFGMRLIPSIFVWVWMLIITFAPFYVLLFVDNPQMKIFATLSIMATFLIWFITSVKFRLSRRTPFYYPLICLTNSIIGFASIFLTVAGKSSWKGRVLRRKIRLI
- a CDS encoding ZIP family metal transporter, with the translated sequence MEALLKFNPILLALFATIFTWLLTALGSAMVFFFKSINKKVLNPMLGFAAGVMIAASFWSLLKPAIEMAEINNTLPWVPALVGFLSGGAFLLIFDKVIPHLHMGLPTNKAEGIKASWQRSILLVLAITLHNIPEGLAVGVAFGALANTTDIGILINAIALAIGIGIQNFPEGAAVSIPLRREGFLRWRAFNYGQLSGVVEPIAGVIGAYLVLTVTRILPYALSFAAGAMIFVVVEELIPESQTGNDTDLSAVGALLGFAVMMLLDVAL
- a CDS encoding ABC transporter permease; protein product: MKVFRIMLMAFDSLRLNRMRTFLSTLGIVVGVASLILITSFGYGAQKKILASINKIGSDEIIITPGKFTDIRRAFSSIGSNITKPLTYEDMVFLKNQIQGTLATPSLTTARTTVKVEGNEISVNVNGVSEDFLKVLGYDLKFGRSFSKTDINAYSNYAILGSKIAEDLFGDEIPLGKSIKLFNTKFYVIGVLTEQGATMFGSIDRNIFIPITKLIAITSTNSLQAIYLKPPSGISKDVFIAVVKTLLIVRHGIENFTIADFAQFANLANTATSILTVALGIIGSIALIVGGIGIMNIMLATVAERTREIGIRKAIGASSKDILLQFLFESVVITFIGGGIGILLGILGARIGNFFSPTAITTTSVVVGFLVSISIGIFFGVYPAIKASKLNPVEALRYE
- a CDS encoding ABC transporter ATP-binding protein — its product is MKSLIKAVDITKNYKLGEVTIPALRGVSLEVNEGELVSIIGPSGSGKSTLMHILGCLDSPSEGKYFLDGEDVSKLSDSELAYIRNKKVGFVFQTFNLLPHLTVLENVLLPVQYGNGNDIRKAKDKAIELLEKFGIVHRLRNRPTQLSGGEMQRVAIARALINNPRILFADEPTGNLDTKTGLEILKIFKQLHKEGVTEIIVTHDLNITKFTERIIKIRDGLIEEEEVNKTVYDFEEEGI